CGAGCAGCGCATGAATCAGCGCGGTGACGACCGAGTCGTCTCCCAGCTTCGAATTCCCGGCATTGTTCACCGCCTCGAACCGTCCCGGCGCCGGCAGCGTCGCCAGCGCCTTGGAGAGCTCCGCCCGCAGCGCGGCAATCTCCCCTTCCCGCCGGTTCCGGTCGATCCACCACCCCGCCACCACCGCGACGAAGAGCGCCGCAGCCATCGAGACGATGATCCAGTTGCCGATCGACCGCCGGGTCCCTGACTCTGCCGCCAATCGCCGATGGAACTCCGCGGCCAGCCCCGGCGTCACCGGGAGCGGTGGCAGATCGTGCAGCGCGTCGAGGAGCTGCTGGTCGCTCTCCGACAGGAATGATTCGTCAGTCATCGTGTGTCTCCTGCGAGCGTTGCCCACTCGCGTTTGAGCGCCCTGAGCGCGCGGTGGACGCGGACCCGTGCCGCCCCCTCGCTGCACCCCAGGGCAAGCGCCAGATCGCGATGCGACAACCCCTCCATTCCGCGGAGGAGGAGGACTTCGCGATGGGCAAAAGGGAGCGCCGCGAGGGCGCGATCGAGCTGTTGCCGGTCTTCGCCGACGATCAGCGTATCAAGCGCCGACGGATTGTCGTCGGCCCAGTCATCAGGCTCCGGCGAGGTCGGCTTCTGGCGGCGGAA
This window of the Gemmatimonadales bacterium genome carries:
- a CDS encoding HEAT repeat domain-containing protein, with product MTDESFLSESDQQLLDALHDLPPLPVTPGLAAEFHRRLAAESGTRRSIGNWIIVSMAAALFVAVVAGWWIDRNRREGEIAALRAELSKALATLPAPGRFEAVNNAGNSKLGDDSVVTALIHALLADSNTNVRVAAAAALGRIATPAALAEAARRSFGAERSPFVQTEMLRSVQRLNAAVRARIVERFLGRRDLDSTVRLEAQQVAGF
- a CDS encoding RNA polymerase sigma factor translates to MTALVEESDRDLMRELQGGKTIALEALFVRHHPRVHSFLARLTGDRDAADDLVQEVFLRILKYRSRFDPSRDFLAWLFRIARNTAATHFRRQKPTSPEPDDWADDNPSALDTLIVGEDRQQLDRALAALPFAHREVLLLRGMEGLSHRDLALALGCSEGAARVRVHRALRALKREWATLAGDTR